One Turneriella parva DSM 21527 genomic region harbors:
- a CDS encoding aspartate aminotransferase family protein, producing the protein MKRKRSEKLWKRALRVFPGGVNSPVRAFKSVGGDPVFINRGKGTHIVDADGNKYLDFLSSWGPLILGHAPRKVVKATRRAALKGSTFGAVTEAEVKLGEFITESLPFVEKVRFVSSGTEAVMTALRLARGITQRPMVIKFEGCYHGHNDALLARAGSGLLTLSGNIAESSSPGVPDDIVRNTLVLPLDDSAALDAAIKNFGKQIACAIIEPLPANAGLLPQRKAYIEYLVTLCRSHNILVIFDEVISGFRLGFGGYTGREQIFPDIITYGKIIGGGLPVGAIAGSQKVMDHLAPQGPVYQAGTLSGNPLAMTAGLAALEQLAGRRGATYRYLESLGVQLETAFQNGISPLFAGRDWQIRLVRDASLFWLSFHNAGETAPVRQVTQIVPFAATIYARIFHAMLDRGFYLAPSAYEVGFLNAAMKPRHIEAFVAALKKVIAELPDKIAAF; encoded by the coding sequence GTGAAAAGAAAACGATCAGAAAAACTCTGGAAACGCGCGCTGCGGGTATTTCCCGGTGGTGTCAATTCGCCGGTAAGGGCATTTAAATCTGTGGGTGGCGACCCCGTGTTCATCAACCGCGGCAAAGGCACGCATATCGTCGATGCAGATGGAAACAAGTATCTCGATTTTCTCAGCAGCTGGGGTCCGCTGATTCTCGGGCATGCACCCCGAAAAGTTGTAAAGGCAACCCGCCGCGCTGCTCTAAAAGGTTCAACCTTCGGCGCCGTTACCGAAGCAGAGGTTAAGCTTGGCGAATTTATCACGGAAAGTCTTCCCTTTGTTGAAAAGGTGCGGTTCGTCAGCTCGGGTACAGAGGCCGTGATGACTGCGCTGCGCCTCGCGCGCGGCATCACGCAGCGCCCGATGGTGATCAAGTTTGAGGGATGCTACCACGGGCATAACGATGCACTTCTCGCACGTGCAGGTTCTGGGTTATTGACACTGTCGGGCAACATCGCCGAATCGAGTTCTCCCGGTGTGCCCGATGACATCGTACGCAATACGCTCGTTCTGCCGCTCGACGATTCTGCAGCGCTCGACGCAGCGATCAAAAACTTTGGCAAGCAGATTGCGTGCGCCATCATCGAACCTTTACCCGCCAACGCGGGCCTCTTGCCACAGCGTAAGGCATACATTGAATACCTCGTGACGCTCTGCCGCAGCCATAACATTCTCGTTATATTCGACGAGGTCATCAGTGGTTTTCGTCTCGGGTTCGGCGGCTACACCGGGCGCGAACAGATTTTTCCCGACATCATTACATACGGCAAAATCATTGGCGGTGGCCTGCCCGTCGGCGCTATCGCTGGCTCGCAGAAAGTCATGGATCATCTGGCACCCCAAGGGCCTGTCTACCAGGCGGGAACACTTTCGGGCAACCCGCTGGCGATGACCGCGGGTCTTGCAGCGCTTGAACAACTCGCCGGCCGCCGCGGTGCGACCTATCGCTACCTCGAATCACTCGGCGTGCAGCTCGAGACCGCGTTTCAGAACGGGATATCTCCCCTCTTTGCGGGCCGCGACTGGCAGATCAGACTCGTGCGCGATGCCTCTCTCTTCTGGCTGTCATTTCACAATGCCGGCGAGACCGCGCCGGTGCGGCAGGTGACGCAGATTGTACCGTTTGCCGCCACTATCTATGCGCGCATCTTTCATGCGATGCTCGACCGGGGTTTTTACCTGGCGCCGTCAGCTTACGAAGTAGGATTTCTGAACGCGGCGATGAAACCAAGGCATATCGAAGCTTTTGTCGCAGCGCTCAAGAAGGTTATTGCCGAATTGCCTGATAAAATCGCGGCGTTCTGA
- a CDS encoding secretin N-terminal domain-containing protein, with product MKPLFAHSLKVLLFALIAAVALSAQDSDPSVSPAAPEPKPAEKPAAPPAEAAPAKKGGKSSPAKADKSSEAGPSDAQLEKLATESEKEAKADDEAEEPKAETRAEKAAKAKADAEKAKAEAKAAKDEKKSAKKDKDKEGGSFRPDFRDQEIQDILKIFSKIIGKNIIADEKVKGKITVISPYKIPRSLAYPYLYSMLAIKGFGIVEENENLIRVVAIKDALAGSPLIYLGREEVKDTAIKSDLPVTQILPVYGGKPSRLSAILKRLTSANTDLVDYDDINMLIITGSLFEVNRLIRIANLIDYQGPPPECDEVKDPDCGKVRVEGSVHVYRLENMQAENVEATLKKVQLPVEPVAPPTAAPGSAPAPAVTQANTQKKPIDVIAHKETNSIIFVGTNDEFELVKSLIKRIDLQRQQVLLEVLIVEVGLDNTNEFGIDWLAGKQGGAQFNSTQIATRSGYITTTGQIDTSRPTTLPGLTLTFVNDSITNILGILNAHIGRSNFLVVSAPQVLTLDNQEAEINVGEDRPVQVNAISTAVGAISQSRSFEYRPVGVKLKFTPQVNKNRMVMLNLFQEVKSITSTDSNSGNPIIGKKDIKTFVRVQDGQTIVIGGLVSNDRRTDMKKVPILGDLPLLGYLFRRQGTTNKRTNLMVFITPHIVTNRAIADKVTEDQRQNQIKEYKRSTID from the coding sequence TTGAAACCGCTGTTCGCACACAGCCTCAAGGTCTTGCTGTTTGCCTTAATCGCAGCCGTGGCGCTGTCGGCGCAAGATTCAGACCCATCGGTTTCGCCGGCGGCACCTGAGCCAAAACCGGCTGAAAAACCTGCCGCGCCGCCAGCAGAAGCCGCGCCAGCAAAGAAGGGGGGTAAATCCTCACCTGCTAAAGCAGACAAAAGCAGCGAAGCCGGCCCGAGCGACGCGCAGCTGGAAAAGCTCGCGACCGAAAGCGAAAAAGAAGCGAAGGCCGATGACGAGGCCGAAGAACCTAAAGCCGAAACCAGAGCAGAAAAAGCTGCAAAAGCGAAAGCAGACGCAGAAAAGGCGAAGGCTGAGGCCAAAGCGGCAAAAGACGAAAAGAAGAGCGCGAAAAAAGACAAAGATAAAGAGGGTGGTTCATTCAGACCCGACTTTCGCGACCAAGAAATACAGGATATTTTAAAGATCTTCTCGAAGATCATCGGCAAGAATATTATCGCCGACGAAAAAGTCAAAGGCAAGATTACGGTGATTTCACCGTACAAGATACCGCGATCGCTCGCCTACCCTTATCTCTATTCAATGCTCGCCATCAAGGGCTTTGGCATTGTCGAAGAAAATGAGAACCTGATACGCGTGGTCGCCATTAAAGATGCTCTTGCTGGCAGCCCGCTCATATACCTCGGGCGCGAAGAGGTCAAAGACACGGCGATCAAGAGCGACCTGCCGGTCACTCAGATACTGCCGGTTTATGGCGGCAAACCCTCGCGGCTTTCGGCGATCTTGAAGCGCCTGACGAGCGCTAACACAGACCTTGTCGATTATGACGACATCAATATGCTGATTATAACAGGTAGCCTTTTTGAGGTCAACCGGCTGATTCGCATTGCGAACCTCATCGACTACCAGGGCCCACCGCCTGAATGCGACGAGGTCAAAGACCCTGATTGCGGCAAGGTACGGGTCGAAGGCAGTGTGCACGTCTACCGGCTCGAAAACATGCAGGCCGAGAACGTCGAGGCTACGCTCAAGAAAGTGCAGCTGCCAGTTGAACCGGTAGCCCCCCCTACCGCTGCACCGGGCAGCGCCCCTGCACCGGCGGTTACTCAGGCAAACACACAGAAGAAGCCAATCGACGTCATCGCCCACAAAGAAACCAACAGTATCATTTTTGTCGGCACCAATGACGAGTTTGAACTCGTGAAGAGCCTGATAAAGCGGATTGACCTGCAGCGCCAGCAGGTGCTGCTCGAAGTTCTGATTGTCGAAGTGGGCCTGGACAATACGAATGAATTCGGTATCGACTGGCTCGCCGGCAAACAGGGCGGCGCACAGTTCAACAGCACGCAGATCGCAACGCGTTCGGGTTATATCACAACAACAGGGCAGATCGATACCTCAAGACCGACAACATTGCCCGGCCTGACACTGACTTTTGTAAACGATTCGATCACGAATATTCTCGGCATCTTGAATGCGCACATCGGGCGTTCGAACTTTCTTGTGGTGTCGGCGCCGCAGGTGCTGACGCTTGACAACCAAGAGGCAGAGATCAACGTCGGTGAAGACCGCCCTGTGCAGGTGAACGCCATCTCGACTGCCGTCGGTGCGATCAGCCAGTCGCGCAGTTTTGAATACCGTCCGGTGGGTGTGAAACTGAAATTCACGCCGCAGGTGAACAAGAACCGCATGGTGATGCTGAACCTGTTTCAAGAAGTGAAAAGTATCACCTCGACTGACTCGAATTCGGGCAACCCGATTATCGGCAAAAAAGACATCAAAACCTTTGTGCGCGTGCAAGACGGCCAGACGATTGTCATCGGCGGCCTCGTCAGCAACGACCGCCGCACCGACATGAAAAAGGTGCCGATTCTCGGCGATTTGCCGCTACTGGGTTATTTGTTTCGCCGCCAGGGCACAACCAATAAGCGCACGAACCTCATGGTCTTTATCACTCCTCACATTGTCACGAACCGCGCCATTGCTGACAAGGTAACCGAAGACCAGCGCCAGAACCAGATCAAAGAATACAAGCGCAGCACCATCGACTAA
- a CDS encoding glycosyltransferase family 9 protein, with protein MWLKLLAYFSGARRRLVRLRRIFLRKVIPPKILIVRNDGMGDFILTLPIISAIKAQLPHARVYVLASRSLHSMASFLPEIDGWILDPGCLLKRHRKNKSKLQLETEYTNLMREISAYRFDLAIFSYAEKASAELIQAAGIPYRLGPLRRSFFLKFNLWYYIPRRKSSQAEFQLNLKILRSLRLVNMFRFPRVELPQLATPLSKGRYIVMHPYKRSGTALVWPLENFQALARHFSAQNLRTVVIGDREDHETLHAYFGTIPSVEIRADLNLVQTAVLIAGAQHFFGNSSGPLHLAALVQTPHTGFYPQNKTASPRRWRTLPFNENVRLSQHLLSTSLPVACVACRLKRCAYYPCTAGITVESAANSVTFWKPKPAPRMAKAAKKPARKKSKKAQRRK; from the coding sequence ATGTGGCTAAAGCTTCTCGCGTATTTTTCAGGTGCGAGACGGCGTCTCGTGAGGCTGCGCCGCATCTTCTTGCGCAAGGTGATACCGCCCAAAATTCTGATCGTGCGCAACGACGGCATGGGCGACTTTATTCTGACCTTGCCGATAATTTCGGCGATTAAGGCGCAGTTACCGCATGCGCGTGTGTACGTGCTCGCATCACGGTCGCTGCACAGCATGGCGTCGTTCTTGCCCGAAATCGACGGCTGGATTCTCGACCCGGGATGCCTGCTCAAACGCCACCGCAAAAACAAATCGAAGCTGCAGCTCGAGACCGAATACACGAACCTGATGCGCGAAATTTCTGCGTATCGCTTCGATCTGGCGATTTTTTCGTACGCCGAAAAGGCCAGCGCCGAACTGATTCAGGCAGCCGGAATACCGTATCGCCTCGGGCCGCTCAGGCGTTCGTTTTTCTTGAAGTTCAATCTGTGGTACTATATTCCCCGGCGCAAGTCGTCGCAGGCTGAATTTCAGCTCAACCTTAAGATTCTGCGCTCGCTGCGGCTTGTAAATATGTTTCGCTTTCCGCGCGTTGAATTGCCGCAGCTTGCCACCCCGCTCAGCAAGGGCCGTTATATCGTTATGCATCCTTATAAACGCTCTGGCACCGCTCTCGTATGGCCGCTCGAGAACTTTCAGGCGCTCGCGCGGCATTTTTCGGCGCAGAATCTGCGCACCGTCGTCATCGGGGATCGCGAAGACCACGAAACGCTGCACGCATATTTCGGCACTATACCGTCGGTCGAAATTCGTGCAGACCTGAATCTCGTGCAGACAGCAGTTCTGATCGCGGGCGCTCAGCACTTCTTTGGCAATTCGTCGGGGCCATTGCACCTGGCAGCGCTGGTTCAAACCCCGCATACCGGATTTTACCCTCAGAACAAGACGGCCTCACCGCGCCGCTGGCGTACGCTGCCTTTCAACGAAAACGTGCGCCTGTCGCAGCACCTGCTCTCGACCTCGCTGCCCGTTGCCTGTGTCGCATGCCGCCTGAAGCGCTGCGCCTATTACCCCTGCACGGCGGGCATCACCGTCGAATCTGCGGCAAATTCGGTGACCTTCTGGAAGCCAAAACCCGCACCGCGCATGGCCAAGGCCGCCAAGAAGCCGGCGCGCAAGAAGTCAAAAAAGGCTCAGCGCCGCAAATAG
- the gspE gene encoding type II secretion system ATPase GspE, with amino-acid sequence MRRFGDILVEEGLIEEDELKKALTLQRKSAYKLGQILIKKGLISEEDALKALSKQYEMEFAEKLEPKNIEQLTDKVPLKFVQKYRVVPYFIEDREIRIAMTDPSILHPLDEFRLLFLGYDVKPVLTRESEILRVIHNVYEAKSRAEDTDLGMSDGLELLDDIQDLHDSTELANQAPIIKLVNMILSNAVNEKASDIHFEPQEKDFIIRFRIDGILHKMMAPPKSVQNGVISRVKIMANLNIAENRLPQDGRIRLRFSGNDIDIRVSSLPTQHGERLVLRLLNRTASKYELASIGFEKDTYDLFVETINQPNGIVLITGPTGSGKTTTLYAALTRLNSSERNIITVEDPIEYQIDGIGQVQARPKIGFTFAEGLRSILRQDPDVIMVGEIRDEETARIAIQSSLTGHLVFSTLHTNDAPSAVTRLIDMGIEPFLVTSTCRGIMAQRLVRRLCTHCKKPKTVNVKDLTSLGLSYISNKKKATAPTGKVKIFEPNGCKECMNTGYRGRMGVYEFMPLTAKLRELVLARVSLDELKDEAIREGMVTLRNAALRQVILGITSLDEAMRIT; translated from the coding sequence ATGCGACGATTCGGCGACATTCTGGTCGAAGAGGGTTTGATCGAAGAAGATGAGCTGAAAAAAGCTCTGACGCTGCAGCGTAAATCTGCCTACAAACTCGGGCAGATTCTCATCAAAAAAGGCCTGATCTCTGAAGAAGACGCGCTCAAAGCGCTCTCGAAACAGTATGAAATGGAGTTCGCTGAAAAGCTTGAACCCAAAAATATCGAGCAACTGACCGACAAGGTGCCGCTGAAGTTCGTTCAGAAATACCGTGTGGTGCCCTATTTCATCGAAGATCGCGAGATTCGTATTGCGATGACCGACCCTTCGATTCTGCATCCGCTCGATGAATTCAGGCTGCTCTTTTTGGGTTACGACGTTAAACCCGTGCTGACGCGCGAAAGCGAAATTTTGCGTGTTATACATAACGTCTACGAAGCGAAGAGCCGCGCCGAAGACACCGACCTCGGCATGAGCGACGGACTCGAGCTGCTCGACGACATTCAAGACCTGCACGATTCTACAGAACTCGCCAACCAGGCGCCGATCATCAAGCTCGTGAATATGATTTTGTCGAATGCGGTCAACGAAAAGGCATCGGATATTCACTTCGAACCGCAGGAAAAAGACTTCATCATTCGTTTTCGTATCGACGGCATTCTGCATAAGATGATGGCACCGCCGAAGTCGGTACAGAACGGCGTGATTTCGCGCGTGAAGATCATGGCGAACCTCAACATCGCCGAGAACCGTCTGCCGCAAGATGGTCGCATTCGCCTGCGCTTCAGCGGCAACGACATCGACATACGCGTTTCGTCGCTGCCGACACAGCACGGCGAACGCCTCGTATTGCGCCTTCTGAACCGTACTGCTTCGAAATACGAGCTCGCATCGATCGGCTTTGAAAAAGATACCTATGACCTCTTCGTCGAAACGATCAACCAGCCGAACGGCATTGTACTGATTACCGGCCCCACGGGTTCGGGTAAAACGACAACCCTGTACGCTGCGCTGACCCGTCTCAACAGCAGCGAACGCAACATCATCACGGTCGAAGACCCGATCGAATACCAGATCGACGGTATTGGCCAGGTTCAGGCGCGCCCGAAGATTGGTTTTACATTCGCAGAAGGATTAAGATCGATTCTGCGCCAAGACCCTGACGTGATCATGGTCGGCGAGATTCGTGACGAAGAGACCGCGCGTATTGCGATTCAGTCATCACTCACGGGTCACCTTGTGTTTTCAACGCTGCACACCAATGACGCTCCGTCTGCGGTCACTCGACTCATCGACATGGGTATCGAGCCATTTCTGGTTACTTCAACCTGCCGCGGCATTATGGCGCAGCGCCTCGTGCGCCGGCTGTGCACGCACTGCAAAAAGCCCAAGACCGTCAATGTCAAAGACCTGACGTCGCTCGGCCTCAGTTATATCTCTAACAAGAAAAAGGCCACTGCCCCGACAGGCAAGGTCAAGATTTTTGAACCCAATGGCTGCAAAGAGTGCATGAACACAGGGTACCGCGGCCGAATGGGCGTTTATGAATTTATGCCGCTGACGGCCAAATTGCGCGAACTCGTGCTCGCGCGCGTGTCTCTTGACGAGCTGAAAGACGAAGCTATACGCGAAGGTATGGTCACGCTGCGCAATGCCGCCCTGCGCCAGGTAATTCTCGGTATCACGTCGCTCGATGAGGCGATGCGCATTACGTAA
- a CDS encoding glutamyl-tRNA reductase, which produces MPQTAILGNFRAYSLSIATHALSDLSDFPDSRAFYTTMAGTPLPAPLSSLLYMATCNRIEVYAEFEESSADALRDAALSALSPVFANMLRREPRLLGGPAVLEHMIAVASGLKSLALGETQIAGQLKRDIAYAEKAGWISGSMATLTRKALETQKKIRTTTGISENWYSLMSLVEAQIADRGLNPIGEAVILVGASEMSAKVARFAMRRGASRFLLVRRELGRAMNAEMRALIEAEPQKFREITLAELQKSPPEFAAGTLVLASSAAEPVILEQDIERLEAARTLLAGAPLVDLSLPANLAPEAARRYAARSISLKTLQEISEVARGERAASARAAEPIIRRAVYQLWLDLLYRENADVVQSYLESKTTQTQTEWHKLANEAALNEKQKRIMYDFLKKEQRRALASHREMILDLIAGGAERPA; this is translated from the coding sequence ATGCCGCAGACCGCCATATTGGGTAATTTTCGGGCCTATTCGCTGAGCATCGCGACGCATGCACTGAGCGATCTGTCTGACTTTCCCGATTCGCGCGCATTTTACACCACCATGGCTGGCACGCCCCTGCCAGCCCCCCTCAGTTCTCTGCTCTATATGGCGACCTGTAATCGTATCGAAGTATATGCCGAGTTTGAAGAGTCGAGCGCTGACGCCCTACGCGATGCGGCGCTCAGCGCCTTGTCACCGGTATTTGCCAACATGCTCAGGCGCGAGCCGCGCCTGCTGGGTGGGCCGGCCGTGCTCGAGCACATGATTGCGGTTGCCAGCGGGCTCAAGAGCCTCGCACTCGGTGAGACGCAGATCGCCGGGCAGCTGAAGCGCGATATTGCGTACGCAGAAAAGGCCGGGTGGATTTCAGGCTCAATGGCGACGCTGACACGTAAGGCACTGGAAACGCAGAAAAAGATACGCACCACTACCGGTATTTCAGAAAACTGGTATTCTCTGATGAGCCTCGTCGAGGCGCAGATTGCAGATCGGGGCCTCAACCCAATCGGCGAAGCAGTCATTCTCGTTGGCGCCTCTGAAATGTCGGCAAAGGTTGCACGGTTTGCCATGCGCCGTGGTGCGTCGCGGTTCTTGCTCGTGCGCCGCGAACTCGGCCGCGCGATGAACGCCGAAATGCGCGCGCTCATCGAGGCAGAACCGCAAAAATTCAGAGAAATTACACTCGCCGAGCTGCAGAAATCGCCGCCAGAGTTTGCAGCGGGCACGCTGGTTCTGGCGTCGAGCGCAGCAGAACCCGTTATTTTAGAGCAAGATATTGAACGGCTAGAAGCCGCGAGAACGCTGCTCGCGGGCGCACCACTCGTTGACCTGTCACTGCCGGCAAACCTCGCCCCCGAGGCAGCCAGGCGTTATGCGGCGCGGTCAATTTCACTGAAGACGCTGCAAGAGATTTCTGAGGTTGCACGTGGCGAGCGGGCCGCATCGGCACGCGCGGCCGAGCCGATTATCAGGCGCGCCGTTTACCAGCTGTGGCTCGATCTGCTCTACCGCGAAAACGCCGATGTCGTGCAGTCTTACCTCGAAAGTAAAACGACACAGACGCAGACTGAATGGCACAAGCTCGCGAATGAAGCGGCGCTGAACGAAAAGCAAAAACGTATCATGTACGACTTCTTAAAAAAAGAGCAACGCCGCGCTCTCGCATCGCACCGTGAAATGATTCTTGATCTGATAGCCGGCGGCGCCGAGCGCCCTGCCTGA
- a CDS encoding type II secretion system F family protein — MAHYQYTAFSNTGQKVTGVIEALSPQAATQKLKTQNLYVREIREDSAKRDRELFPFLSAFLYRIKRKETGIFSRQLGTLLGAGIPLNEALSDISEQTENPHLRKIVQEMKQQVIEGKSLSEAIKQHANVFPPVYESMIRVGEATGNYEPTLKRLADLEERNEELKAKAITAMIYPGFMLVISVAVVFFLMTSVVPQLSDLFSGFKAELPLITRVVIGLSGFFSAFWYVMILAIFGGIYAFVRYRKTKEGKMKSDRMIMKIPFFGSLLRRIQVGLFCRNMGILIESQVPLLDALKIVSATVTNSIFVEELTIASQQIKEGSSLRESLKNSVILPQMARGMIAAGESTDRLAELMIKAAEIMESEVDSAVRRMTQSLEPIMIVFLGGIVAAIMAAVMLPMYKMTEYIK; from the coding sequence ATGGCGCATTACCAATACACGGCATTCAGCAACACCGGGCAAAAGGTCACGGGTGTCATCGAAGCGCTTTCGCCGCAGGCCGCGACGCAGAAACTCAAGACGCAGAATCTTTATGTGCGTGAAATTCGCGAAGATTCGGCAAAGCGCGACCGCGAACTTTTTCCCTTTTTGAGCGCGTTTCTCTATCGAATCAAGCGCAAAGAGACCGGTATCTTCAGCCGACAGCTCGGTACGCTGCTCGGCGCGGGCATTCCCTTGAACGAGGCACTTTCTGACATCAGCGAGCAGACAGAGAACCCGCACCTGAGAAAAATCGTTCAGGAAATGAAACAGCAGGTGATCGAGGGTAAGTCGCTCTCAGAAGCGATCAAGCAACATGCAAATGTGTTTCCGCCGGTTTATGAAAGCATGATACGGGTCGGCGAGGCGACCGGCAACTACGAGCCGACGCTGAAACGCCTCGCCGATTTAGAAGAGCGCAACGAAGAACTCAAGGCCAAGGCGATTACCGCGATGATCTACCCAGGCTTTATGCTGGTCATCTCGGTTGCGGTCGTTTTTTTTCTGATGACCTCGGTTGTGCCGCAGCTGAGCGATCTTTTCAGCGGCTTTAAGGCTGAACTGCCGCTCATTACCCGCGTGGTCATCGGGCTTTCAGGCTTTTTTTCTGCTTTTTGGTATGTGATGATTCTCGCAATTTTCGGCGGCATCTACGCCTTTGTGCGCTACCGCAAAACGAAAGAAGGCAAGATGAAAAGCGACCGCATGATCATGAAGATACCTTTTTTCGGCAGCCTGCTGAGGCGCATTCAGGTGGGCCTTTTCTGCCGCAATATGGGAATTCTCATTGAAAGTCAGGTACCGCTACTCGATGCACTGAAGATCGTTTCGGCGACCGTGACAAATTCGATATTCGTCGAAGAGCTGACGATTGCCTCGCAGCAGATTAAAGAAGGTTCATCGCTACGCGAGTCGCTCAAGAACTCGGTGATTCTGCCCCAAATGGCGCGCGGTATGATTGCGGCCGGTGAAAGTACCGATCGACTGGCAGAACTGATGATTAAAGCGGCCGAAATAATGGAATCTGAAGTCGACAGCGCGGTCAGGCGCATGACGCAATCGCTCGAACCGATTATGATTGTTTTTCTGGGTGGTATCGTTGCCGCGATCATGGCGGCGGTGATGCTGCCGATGTACAAGATGACCGAATATATTAAGTGA
- a CDS encoding hydroxymethylbilane synthase produces MALLAGETFTLASRDSLLALAQSIEAALLLQSHGAEVKILTLKTSGDIKLDAPLYDVAAAAAPKEGRAFFTRELDDALQNGKADIAVHSFKDLPTEPVAGVSDPIFFSEQTGADILVTLKHAAQARQIIGTSSLRRIHQLQHALPEATTVTLRGNIVTRLRKLRQGEAGMNAILIAGAGIFRVRNFAKLAPEAYANLLESSIAEKVARELGEFTEYLDDGVTIQELDEAVFPTAPGQGVLALQMSAACEQTLGQKLRALFESHAHIAKRVGLERQLMTALGTGCHAPLGVSALRAGNGLQVTVCYSRKSQTSPPAFFDSVFLRRNTREDAGPLVAEAKHGFERFFWWGLSEPPAAHSEKWTFVRALKQNLLHPHFDETAQYGHIFVSSKTAADWLKASPIRGKVNLWAAGEETAKYVALAFAGSRVESCAEKGFGAAYSRMRGENKERVLWLGSASGLGRAQAIAAIDSEIDFLCVYENLPAEPETLAADYTALGQAVAQNTALHCLTSRASAEAFIRFAKLASAPTANISCFGKSAAECVETAGYRIYHKSNAASFTEYLREIEGDTALMRIEEENTK; encoded by the coding sequence GTGGCCCTGCTCGCCGGCGAAACATTCACCCTGGCATCGCGCGATTCTTTGCTCGCGCTGGCGCAGAGCATCGAAGCGGCGCTGCTCTTGCAGTCGCATGGCGCAGAAGTCAAAATTCTCACACTCAAGACATCGGGTGATATCAAACTCGATGCGCCTCTCTACGACGTGGCAGCAGCTGCGGCGCCCAAAGAAGGTCGGGCATTTTTCACGCGCGAACTCGACGATGCACTGCAGAATGGCAAGGCCGATATCGCCGTGCACTCTTTCAAAGATCTGCCGACGGAGCCGGTCGCGGGGGTCAGTGATCCGATATTTTTTTCAGAACAGACTGGTGCCGACATTCTGGTGACATTAAAACACGCGGCGCAGGCGCGGCAGATTATCGGAACCTCTTCGCTGCGCCGAATTCACCAGCTGCAACACGCCCTGCCCGAAGCAACTACCGTAACGCTTCGCGGCAATATCGTCACCCGCCTGCGCAAGCTGAGGCAGGGCGAGGCCGGCATGAACGCGATTTTAATTGCAGGCGCAGGCATTTTTCGCGTTCGCAATTTCGCAAAGCTGGCACCCGAAGCCTATGCGAACCTGCTCGAATCGTCGATCGCTGAAAAAGTCGCGCGCGAACTCGGCGAATTCACCGAGTACCTCGACGACGGCGTGACGATACAAGAACTTGATGAGGCGGTGTTTCCCACGGCGCCGGGCCAGGGTGTGCTCGCGCTGCAAATGAGTGCGGCGTGTGAGCAGACGCTCGGCCAAAAACTGCGCGCGCTGTTCGAAAGCCATGCACACATCGCCAAACGCGTCGGCCTCGAACGCCAGCTGATGACGGCCTTGGGCACAGGCTGCCATGCCCCTCTCGGTGTGTCGGCGCTGAGGGCCGGCAACGGATTGCAGGTAACCGTCTGTTACAGCAGAAAATCGCAGACGAGCCCGCCGGCATTTTTTGATTCCGTATTTTTGCGGCGAAACACGCGCGAAGATGCCGGGCCACTTGTCGCCGAGGCCAAGCACGGTTTCGAGCGTTTTTTTTGGTGGGGACTCAGCGAGCCACCGGCAGCACATTCTGAGAAATGGACTTTCGTACGGGCGCTGAAGCAGAACCTGCTGCATCCTCATTTTGATGAGACTGCCCAGTATGGCCATATTTTCGTGAGTTCAAAAACTGCCGCTGACTGGTTAAAGGCAAGCCCAATTCGCGGCAAGGTTAACCTCTGGGCGGCGGGCGAAGAGACCGCGAAATACGTGGCTCTGGCATTCGCCGGTTCGCGCGTCGAAAGCTGTGCTGAAAAGGGTTTCGGCGCAGCATATTCCCGAATGCGCGGCGAAAACAAAGAGCGCGTCTTATGGCTTGGGTCAGCTTCAGGTCTTGGGCGTGCGCAGGCGATCGCAGCCATAGACAGCGAAATCGATTTCCTTTGCGTTTATGAGAATCTGCCGGCAGAGCCAGAGACACTCGCGGCAGATTATACGGCGCTCGGCCAAGCCGTCGCGCAAAATACCGCGCTGCACTGCCTCACGAGCCGTGCCTCTGCTGAGGCATTCATCCGCTTCGCGAAGCTGGCATCTGCCCCTACAGCGAACATCTCGTGCTTCGGTAAGTCAGCTGCGGAATGCGTTGAGACGGCTGGATACCGCATCTACCACAAGAGCAATGCAGCTTCATTTACTGAATACCTCAGGGAAATTGAGGGCGACACGGCGTTAATGCGCATCGAAGAGGAAAACACCAAGTGA